Proteins found in one Coffea eugenioides isolate CCC68of chromosome 5, Ceug_1.0, whole genome shotgun sequence genomic segment:
- the LOC113772014 gene encoding GPI-anchored protein LLG1-like, with translation MGSNPSLMLFLFFLLVGLASSSYISNHALEPSGLRGRTLLQAKASCPVNFEAQNYTIITSQCKGPNYSPKLCCDAFKEFACPFADQVNDMKNDCASTMFSYINMYGHYPPGLFANFCKDGAQGLECASAEAESPKKNGALKTAQSTVLVLAAGFLTFLLNAF, from the exons ATGGGGTCTAATCCATCTCTAATGttgtttctcttctttcttcttgttggATTGGCCTCTTCATCCTACATTTCAA ATCATGCATTGGAGCCTAGCGGATTGAGAGGTCGTACCCTTCTTCAAGCAAAAGCAT CTTGCCCTGTAAACTTTGAAGCTCAGAACTACACAATCATCACTAGCCAATGCAAAGGGCCGAATTACTCTCCAAAACTCTGCTGCGATGCCTTCAAGGAATTCGCCTGCCCTTTTGCTGATCAAGTGAATGACATGAAAAACGATTGTGCATCAACCATGTTCAGTTACATTAACATGTATGGACATTATCCTCCTGGACTTTTTGCGAATTTTTGCAAGGATGGCGCCCAGGGCCTTGAATGTGCATCTGCAGAAGCAGAAAGTCCCAAGAAAAATGGGGCGCTGAAAACTGCTCAATCAACTGTGCTGGTGCTGGCAGCTGGTTTCTTGACGTTTTTGTTGAATGCCTTCTAA